The Lycium barbarum isolate Lr01 chromosome 12, ASM1917538v2, whole genome shotgun sequence genome includes a region encoding these proteins:
- the LOC132624828 gene encoding pseudouridine kinase-like yields MGRLPVSKWKVQLANTNRSERGIAANPLPPQRIATQPVVIGVMVLDINATPNSAADSNRYTRLSSFPGKVAYISGGVARNVADCMSKLKLKPLVITAVGHDLAGNFLWEEWNATGLSVDAILRHQDIDTAVSCNTFDGKGELAAAVASVESIEPFLTPDWIGRFKQEISSAPILMVDANLSYHSLEASCQIADHSGTPVWFDPASVAKSGRITSAVEYVRFVSANEDELIAMANVLYGSDIFSPVRRDHSTTVESLFELLKPAIRVLLQKKVKVIVVNVGSDGVFLCSKAKSDLGGLDFRGNQPPPCSKQLSEAVDAKWSIGASKYNLFSDFFAVHFPALSATVVRDTGAGDCLVGATIASLCAGLDVMRSVAVGIAAAKFAVEVETNVPPELSLNRIVYDAKTSVYSRMSVSQRNSTKNSSYLSKDLATSQPPPQNKNINNPLLWQSQSQNSTIGDHASVIRGTANNYQISRGHARQIDEQMIVRGQEYEQPIRSILNQHPQPSVQAAPQKKDAVEKPKYAEILKVNLPPEAIQKDKFEEESQVEEEQEEEDAQMQWETVQSRKANKRSAKVAREAYQRAAATGRNKHKFTKY; encoded by the coding sequence ATGGGAAGGCTTCCAGTATCCAAGTGGAAAGTTCAGCTGGCTAACACAAACCGTTCAGAGCGGGGAATTGCAGCAAATCCACTACCACCTCAGCGAATTGCAACACAGCCCGTAGTGATCGGAGTTATGGTGTTGGATATAAATGCCACTCCAAATTCTGCGGCAGACTCTAATCGATATACAAGGTTATCGTCCTTTCCTGGAAAAGTTGCTTATATATCGGGTGGTGTGGCCAGGAATGTTGCCGATTGCATGTCTAAGCTTAAACTAAAACCATTAGTGATAACCGCTGTTGGACATGACTTGGCAGGAAATTTCCTATGGGAAGAATGGAATGCAACAGGATTATCCGTGGATGCTATTCTGAGACACCAAGATATTGATACTGCCGTCAGTTGCAATACCTTTGATGGGAAAGGCGAACTGGCTGCTGCTGTGGCTAGTGTTGAATCAATTGAACCATTTCTCACGCCCGATTGGATTGGGAGGTTCAAACAAGAAATAAGCTCTGCTCCGATATTGATGGTTGATGCAAACTTGAGTTATCATTCTCTAGAGGCATCTTGTCAAATTGCTGATCATTCCGGTACCCCTGTCTGGTTTGACCCTGCATCAGTGGCCAAATCTGGAAGAATTACTTCTGCGGTTGAATATGTACGTTTTGTATCGGCCAATGAAGATGAACTTATTGCCATGGCTAATGTCTTATACGGCAGCGACATATTTTCTCCAGTTCGGAGAGATCATAGCACTACTGTGGAATCTTTATTTGAATTGCTTAAACCTGCAATTCGGGTTTTGCTACAGAAAAAGGTTAAGGTCATTGTTGTTAACGTCGGATCAGATGGGGTATTCTTATGTTCCAAAGCCAAGTCCGATCTTGGGGGACTTGATTTTAGGGGTAACCAACCTCCTCCTTGCAGTAAACAGTTGTCTGAAGCTGTTGATGCAAAATGGTCTATAGGTGCTTCGAAGTACAACTTGTTCTCAGATTTCTTTGCTGTCCATTTCCCTGCACTTTCTGCAACAGTAGTGAGGGATACAGGAGCTGGAGATTGCTTGGTTGGTGCGACAATCGCTTCCTTGTGTGCTGGTTTAGATGTCATGCGAAGTGTAGCAGTGGGGATTGCTGCAGCTAAATTTGCTGTTGAAGTAGAAACCAATGTCCCTCCAGAGCTTTCTTTGAACAGAATTGTATATGATGCAAAGACGTCTGTGTACTCTCGTATGTCAGTCAGCCAAAGGAACAGTACTAAAAATTCATCATACCTATCAAAAGATCTTGCCACGTCCCAGCCACCACCACAAAACAAAAACATTAACAATCCACTGCTATGGCAATCACAATCACAAAACTCAACTATTGGTGATCATGCTTCTGTAATTAGGGGAACGGCTAATAATTACCAAATTAGTCGGGGTCATGCTCGTCAAATTGACGAACAAATGATTGTAAGAGGCCAAGAATACGAGCAACCAATCAGGAGTATTTTAAACCAGCACCCTCAACCAAGCGTGCAAGCAGCGCCACAAAAGAAAGATGCTGTAGAAAAGCCGAAGTACGCCGAAATACTGAAAGTTAATCTCCCACCTGAAGCAATTCAAAAGGATAAATTTGAAGAAGAAAGTCAAGTGGAGGAGGAGCAGGAGGAGGAAGATGCCCAAATGCAGTGGGAAACTGTACAATCCAGAAAGGCAAATAAAAGGTCTGCCAAAGTAGCACGAGAAGCATATCAGCGCGCTGCAGCCACTGGAAGAAACAAACATAAGTTTACCAAGTACTGA